One region of Marivirga arenosa genomic DNA includes:
- a CDS encoding thioredoxin family protein has protein sequence MIEQLNDDNLWLHLFTNQRVVVRLYSDYSALCNAFEASYKSIAKENKKSIQFIDVDVSENPNSVNAIGAYSLPFVGIYEEGELKEKFSTPNLSQLHTMIQNQIT, from the coding sequence ATGATAGAACAATTAAATGATGACAATCTTTGGTTGCACCTTTTTACAAATCAAAGAGTAGTAGTTCGTTTATATTCCGATTATTCCGCTTTATGCAATGCTTTTGAAGCATCCTACAAATCAATAGCAAAAGAAAATAAAAAATCTATACAATTTATAGATGTCGATGTTTCTGAAAATCCAAATTCAGTAAATGCAATAGGTGCTTACAGCCTTCCTTTTGTAGGGATTTATGAAGAAGGAGAATTAAAGGAAAAATTCTCTACCCCCAACTTAAGCCAACTGCATACTATGATTCAAAATCAAATAACATGA
- the pdxH gene encoding pyridoxamine 5'-phosphate oxidase codes for MSQSIADIRKEYNARSLSISEVDKNPIDQFLIWFNMALKAEIMEPNAMTLSTISNDKPSSRVVLLKGVENSEFVFYTNYNSSKGRQMIKNHNVSLNFFWPELERQVRIEGEVKKVSSEVSDAYFQSRPRGSRIGAWVSPQSEVIENREELDKRLAEIELRFKDREIDRPPHWGGYSVKPSLIEFWQGRPSRLHDRIQYTLIDNDSWKIERLAP; via the coding sequence ATGAGTCAATCTATTGCAGATATAAGAAAGGAATATAATGCTAGAAGTTTAAGCATTTCAGAAGTTGATAAAAATCCTATAGACCAATTTTTAATTTGGTTTAATATGGCTTTAAAGGCTGAAATTATGGAGCCCAATGCCATGACCTTATCGACTATATCAAATGATAAACCTAGCTCTAGAGTTGTATTACTTAAAGGAGTAGAGAATAGCGAATTCGTTTTTTATACTAACTACAATAGTTCTAAAGGAAGACAGATGATTAAAAACCATAATGTTTCTCTAAATTTTTTCTGGCCAGAACTAGAACGACAAGTACGAATTGAAGGAGAAGTGAAAAAAGTTTCTTCTGAGGTAAGTGATGCTTATTTTCAAAGTAGACCCAGAGGTAGCAGAATTGGCGCGTGGGTGTCACCTCAAAGTGAAGTAATCGAAAATAGAGAAGAGTTAGATAAGAGATTAGCTGAAATTGAATTAAGATTTAAAGATAGAGAAATAGATCGACCACCACATTGGGGAGGCTATTCTGTAAAACCATCGTTAATAGAATTCTGGCAAGGAAGACCCAGTAGATTACATGATAGAATTCAATATACATTAATTGATAACGATAGTTGGAAGATTGAAAGACTAGCACCTTAA
- a CDS encoding YqgE/AlgH family protein, which translates to MEYFEFKNIEQPQKGDLLLSEPFLPDQNFERTVILLCEHNEEGSFGFVLNKLSILKVDEVLDEIGPFEADLFVGGPVQQNTLHFIHDIDELKEGGQKIRDGLYWGGSFDVLQALMQKGKLENEKSRFFVGYSGWSENQLQEEIDHNSWIIARGVHPSYIFNSPPETLWKSILEKMGGRFKIYANYPSDPNLN; encoded by the coding sequence ATGGAATATTTTGAGTTTAAAAATATAGAACAACCTCAGAAAGGAGACCTTCTTTTATCTGAACCTTTTTTACCCGATCAGAACTTTGAGCGGACTGTGATATTGTTATGTGAGCACAATGAAGAAGGCTCTTTCGGTTTCGTATTAAATAAATTATCCATTCTTAAAGTAGATGAAGTGTTAGATGAAATAGGTCCATTTGAAGCCGATTTGTTTGTAGGTGGACCTGTACAACAAAATACACTTCACTTTATTCATGATATAGATGAATTAAAAGAAGGAGGACAGAAAATTCGTGATGGATTGTATTGGGGAGGGAGTTTTGATGTTTTACAAGCCTTAATGCAAAAAGGTAAATTAGAAAATGAAAAATCCAGATTTTTTGTTGGTTACAGTGGCTGGTCAGAAAATCAATTGCAGGAGGAAATAGATCACAATAGCTGGATAATTGCCCGAGGTGTTCATCCTTCCTATATATTTAATAGCCCGCCCGAAACCCTTTGGAAGAGTATTTTAGAAAAAATGGGAGGCAGATTTAAAATTTATGCCAATTACCCTTCCGATCCCAATCTTAATTGA
- the miaE gene encoding tRNA-(ms[2]io[6]A)-hydroxylase, whose translation MKLRIDLKADSSQEWVDTVMADFDSFLQDHANCERKASGMAMSFVAKFPDRLEIIPELIDTAVEELEHFRDVYAIMKAKGIQLPHKIEKDYYVDDLIKTCRSGREERFMDRLLLASLVETRGAERFRLIYEALPEGDLKKFYHRLWASEAKHGEIFVDMALQYFEKEEVYSRLEEMSEEEAKILKALPLKAALH comes from the coding sequence ATGAAATTAAGAATTGATTTAAAAGCAGATAGTAGTCAAGAATGGGTAGATACAGTTATGGCAGATTTTGATAGTTTCTTACAAGATCATGCAAATTGTGAAAGAAAAGCTTCAGGAATGGCTATGAGTTTTGTGGCTAAATTTCCTGACAGACTTGAAATTATTCCAGAGCTAATTGACACCGCGGTAGAGGAATTGGAGCATTTTAGAGATGTATACGCTATTATGAAAGCTAAAGGAATTCAACTACCTCATAAAATTGAAAAAGATTACTATGTTGATGATTTGATCAAAACCTGTAGATCGGGTAGGGAAGAGCGTTTTATGGATAGGCTATTACTGGCCTCTTTAGTAGAAACCAGAGGAGCTGAAAGGTTTAGATTAATCTATGAAGCTTTACCTGAAGGTGATTTGAAAAAATTTTATCATCGCCTGTGGGCATCTGAGGCCAAACATGGAGAAATTTTTGTCGATATGGCGTTACAATATTTTGAAAAGGAAGAAGTATATTCTAGATTAGAAGAAATGAGTGAAGAGGAAGCTAAAATTTTAAAAGCCCTTCCTCTAAAAGCTGCACTTCATTAA
- a CDS encoding polysaccharide biosynthesis/export family protein, translating into MLIRKFIYIGFIAISFFSCVSNKDIVYLQHPDDPEKGEVSESDSIIRTYQTYNRPYELQPEDIISLRIASLTPAEFDFVKQYEEQLGIIRKLNQYNQGTQDGGNQNNMRMQGMGAVGEEGSGLMPIMLDRQQTGFTIDRKGNLELPEIGEVQLAGLSIREAEELIKEKLINYFETPVVRIQLLSFHFTVLGEVNNEGRYTSFDPKTNVIDAITLAENLTDFADRSRLKVVRFSGSEAQVYYVNTLREDLVSQKGFYLQPNDLIVVPALRARQSRRYLLPATTNIIGVTASALSLILIILNQTQ; encoded by the coding sequence ATGTTGATTAGAAAGTTTATATATATAGGATTCATAGCCATTTCTTTTTTTAGCTGTGTTTCCAACAAAGATATCGTGTATTTACAGCATCCAGATGACCCTGAAAAAGGAGAAGTATCTGAATCCGATAGTATTATTAGGACTTATCAAACCTACAATAGACCGTATGAACTTCAGCCTGAAGATATTATCTCGCTTCGTATTGCCAGTTTAACTCCGGCAGAGTTCGATTTTGTGAAGCAATATGAGGAGCAATTAGGTATTATAAGAAAATTAAATCAGTATAATCAAGGTACTCAAGATGGTGGAAATCAAAATAATATGCGTATGCAGGGAATGGGTGCTGTTGGTGAGGAAGGCTCTGGTTTAATGCCCATAATGTTAGATCGGCAGCAAACTGGTTTTACTATAGATCGAAAAGGTAATTTGGAATTGCCTGAAATAGGGGAAGTGCAGTTAGCGGGTTTGAGCATACGTGAAGCGGAGGAATTGATTAAGGAAAAGCTTATTAATTATTTTGAAACTCCTGTAGTGAGAATACAATTACTAAGTTTTCATTTTACAGTATTAGGTGAAGTGAATAATGAAGGGCGCTACACTTCTTTTGATCCTAAAACCAATGTAATTGACGCCATTACTTTAGCTGAAAACCTGACTGATTTTGCAGATAGATCCCGATTGAAGGTAGTACGTTTTAGCGGGAGTGAAGCACAAGTGTATTATGTGAATACTTTAAGAGAAGATTTAGTGTCTCAGAAAGGCTTTTATTTACAACCAAATGATCTAATTGTAGTGCCAGCATTAAGAGCAAGACAATCAAGAAGATATTTATTACCAGCTACAACTAATATTATTGGAGTTACAGCTTCCGCTTTATCTCTCATTTTGATCATCTTAAATCAGACTCAGTAA
- a CDS encoding DUF349 domain-containing protein, translated as MLEEKGTSENPQENNSEKDQEKDNVKTTSENQEAVSDKEEKTEEISEQENEKIENASDSENEEEQDQDDHEELPDYSEFSKEQLVEVIKEISKSDNFRKADRIINEIKPLYDEMYNAERKEALDKFLAEGGEEADFAMKHDELNERFEANYQLYRDRRKKHYKELEHQKDENLKTKQAILDRLRELVDSEETITGLNVIKEIQKEWKAVGPVPGNQSKTLWANYNALLDRYYDQRSILFELKELDRKKNLDAKLKLCEQAEELAQSEDVPYAIKHLNDLHEEYKHIGPVPKEEQEPLWQRFKAASDAIYEKRKEFVKNLKEIQTENLEKKKLIIEKLNPFTEFDSDRIKEWNAKTKEILAIQKEWEATGQVPKENAKDINKAFWGNFKQFFTNKHEFFKRLDSMREENLKKKQEFVKKAQELSESTEWNKTADQLKALQRQWKEVGPVPEKYRESVYKEFKAACDKFFENKRAGSKDAQKEYEENLKAKNDIINQINNLEPGDLDQLEAYEQAYGKIGFVPKESIQQAKEDFSNAIQGFIEKSEDVLNDEQKEKVKLMAQITKIMAGPNSDRKLNQKENSIRKKIGDLQNDIVTWKNNMEFFASSKTADKFKKEFEEKIEDAEKEISLLKKQLRIVRSIE; from the coding sequence ATGTTAGAAGAAAAAGGTACTTCTGAAAATCCACAAGAAAATAATTCTGAAAAGGATCAAGAGAAGGATAATGTGAAAACCACATCAGAAAATCAAGAAGCTGTTTCAGATAAAGAAGAAAAAACTGAAGAAATTTCGGAGCAGGAAAACGAAAAAATAGAAAATGCTTCAGATTCAGAAAATGAGGAAGAACAAGATCAAGATGATCATGAAGAGCTTCCAGACTATTCAGAATTCAGTAAGGAACAGTTAGTTGAGGTAATCAAAGAAATTTCAAAAAGCGATAATTTCAGAAAAGCAGATAGAATTATAAATGAAATTAAGCCGCTCTATGATGAAATGTATAATGCTGAAAGAAAAGAAGCATTAGACAAGTTTCTAGCTGAAGGTGGTGAAGAGGCTGATTTTGCCATGAAGCATGATGAGCTAAATGAACGTTTCGAAGCAAATTATCAATTATATAGGGATAGAAGAAAAAAACATTATAAGGAGCTTGAACACCAAAAAGACGAGAACCTTAAAACTAAACAAGCAATATTAGATCGCTTAAGAGAATTAGTCGATAGCGAAGAGACTATCACTGGTTTAAATGTCATTAAAGAAATTCAGAAAGAGTGGAAAGCAGTTGGTCCGGTTCCTGGAAATCAATCCAAAACGCTTTGGGCTAATTATAATGCCTTATTAGATCGCTATTATGATCAAAGAAGCATTCTTTTTGAATTAAAAGAGTTAGATAGAAAGAAGAATTTAGATGCGAAATTAAAGCTTTGTGAACAAGCTGAGGAATTAGCACAGTCAGAAGATGTTCCCTATGCTATTAAGCATTTAAATGATCTTCATGAAGAGTATAAACATATAGGTCCTGTTCCAAAAGAAGAACAAGAGCCTTTATGGCAAAGATTTAAAGCAGCTTCAGATGCTATATATGAAAAGCGTAAGGAGTTTGTTAAAAATTTAAAAGAAATACAAACGGAAAACCTTGAAAAGAAAAAGCTAATAATTGAAAAATTGAATCCATTTACTGAATTTGATTCTGATAGAATTAAAGAATGGAATGCCAAAACAAAGGAAATATTAGCTATTCAAAAAGAGTGGGAAGCGACAGGGCAAGTGCCTAAAGAAAATGCCAAAGATATTAATAAAGCCTTCTGGGGTAATTTTAAGCAATTCTTTACCAATAAACATGAGTTCTTTAAGCGTTTAGATAGTATGCGCGAAGAGAATCTTAAGAAAAAACAGGAATTTGTTAAAAAAGCGCAAGAATTATCTGAAAGCACAGAATGGAATAAAACAGCTGATCAATTAAAAGCACTACAGAGACAGTGGAAAGAGGTAGGTCCTGTTCCAGAGAAGTATAGGGAGAGTGTTTACAAAGAATTTAAGGCAGCATGTGACAAATTCTTTGAAAATAAGCGAGCAGGCTCAAAAGATGCTCAGAAAGAGTATGAGGAAAATCTTAAGGCTAAAAATGACATCATCAATCAAATTAATAATCTGGAACCTGGTGATTTAGATCAATTAGAAGCCTATGAGCAAGCTTATGGAAAGATAGGTTTTGTTCCTAAGGAATCAATTCAACAAGCGAAAGAAGATTTCTCAAATGCTATTCAAGGCTTTATTGAAAAATCTGAAGATGTATTGAATGATGAGCAGAAAGAAAAAGTGAAATTGATGGCGCAAATCACAAAGATTATGGCTGGGCCTAATTCAGATCGTAAGCTTAATCAAAAAGAGAATTCAATCCGTAAGAAAATTGGAGATTTGCAAAATGATATTGTGACTTGGAAAAATAATATGGAGTTTTTCGCCTCATCAAAGACTGCTGATAAATTCAAAAAAGAATTTGAAGAAAAAATTGAAGATGCAGAAAAAGAAATCTCTCTGTTAAAGAAGCAGTTACGAATCGTTCGTTCAATTGAATAA